The following coding sequences lie in one Methanopyrus sp. SNP6 genomic window:
- a CDS encoding TldD/PmbA family protein, which translates to MDDPLSRFEPGRAVLLDVKTERVEVERTHDTGDRGRVSTDRTIAVRISTDEGLGVATVADPGDIDTAIERALTSAEIGTSEPVEYPDSVDPAHVSSCDLSAVDEDELWDLLEAVVSEVPDDVTVTSVSVTGVRRRVILRTPSDQAERDESSVTVSLDVVGEFSGFAWDASVGPQDIDPELLAREASEMASETPKGRVSCGELAVAFHPRAFSELLTYVLIPALSGLEVLKGTSGFDREDIGREVGPEGLRVVNDPTLDRRPGSYAFDDEGSTPKRVELISDGILRSFYTDLYSAGRLEVEPTGSGLGIRRPEPSPANVIVHGDASTEEVLEEADLIVYRTLGAHTASQVSGRFSVTALWAETEEGRVAPVSVRGNLYSSLRHILVSEETESTGVVESPYALLRCRVG; encoded by the coding sequence TTGGACGACCCGTTGTCACGGTTCGAGCCCGGGCGGGCGGTCCTCCTCGATGTGAAGACCGAGCGGGTTGAGGTAGAACGTACCCACGACACGGGCGACCGCGGACGTGTATCCACCGACCGCACGATTGCCGTCCGCATATCGACCGACGAAGGGCTCGGTGTAGCGACGGTGGCCGACCCCGGAGATATAGACACGGCGATCGAGCGCGCACTCACATCGGCTGAGATTGGAACATCCGAACCCGTCGAGTACCCAGATTCCGTCGATCCCGCACATGTAAGTTCGTGCGACCTTTCTGCCGTTGACGAGGATGAGTTGTGGGATCTCCTCGAGGCCGTTGTGAGCGAGGTACCCGACGACGTAACCGTCACCTCAGTCTCAGTTACCGGCGTCCGACGTCGCGTGATCCTCAGGACTCCCTCGGATCAAGCCGAGCGTGATGAGTCTTCCGTCACCGTGAGTCTGGACGTCGTCGGCGAATTCTCCGGGTTTGCTTGGGATGCCTCCGTCGGTCCACAGGACATCGACCCGGAACTCCTTGCACGGGAAGCCTCGGAAATGGCCTCTGAGACCCCGAAGGGGCGGGTAAGCTGTGGCGAGCTCGCTGTCGCCTTCCACCCACGGGCGTTCTCGGAACTCCTCACTTACGTGCTGATACCGGCTCTCTCCGGGCTCGAAGTACTGAAAGGTACCAGCGGGTTTGATCGGGAGGATATCGGTCGTGAGGTCGGACCTGAGGGCCTGCGCGTCGTGAACGACCCGACGCTCGATCGCAGGCCCGGCTCTTACGCGTTCGACGATGAAGGCAGCACTCCGAAGCGTGTTGAGTTGATCTCCGACGGGATCCTACGCTCTTTCTACACCGACTTGTACTCCGCCGGACGGCTGGAGGTGGAGCCTACTGGAAGTGGGCTCGGAATTAGACGCCCGGAGCCGTCACCTGCGAACGTGATCGTCCACGGCGACGCCTCCACGGAGGAGGTGTTGGAGGAGGCTGATCTCATCGTGTATAGGACTCTCGGTGCTCACACGGCTAGTCAAGTGAGCGGGCGCTTCTCGGTGACCGCGCTGTGGGCGGAGACCGAGGAAGGGAGGGTCGCGCCTGTATCGGTTCGAGGTAACCTGTACTCGTCCTTGAGGCACATCCTGGTATCCGAGGAAACCGAGAGCACGGGTGTCGTCGAATCACCGTACGCGCTACTACGATGCCGGGTAGGATGA
- the gatB gene encoding Asp-tRNA(Asn)/Glu-tRNA(Gln) amidotransferase subunit GatB: MVDVKIGFEVHVQLDTRTKLFCDCSTDYEDAEPNENTCPICTGVPGAKPLPPNKEAFLIALEIAYMLDCEPVLNRQLYFQRKHYDYPDLPSGYQRTSVPIAVDGELDGVRIREIHVEEDPGRWEPSTGRVDYNRSGVPLIEIVTEPDMRSPEDARDFLRRLMQVLRYSGKVKSDGGVRVDANVSVEGGARVEIKNINSIKGVYRALKFEIQRQLNLMKHGRKVRRETRAFREDQGTTVAMRSKETAEDYRYIPDPDIPVFEITEDLWEKAVARAPEPPHHRARRMAEEYGISLEAAEALVTEREWADFFEEVVDRAPDDWEIEFIDQWVRKEIKKVLNKKEMTFREAKITPEEFIELLELVREDKITRQNALNALWEAVDSDKSPVEIIEEDGLLKVSDEDRLARVVEEVIEENPQAVEDYKSGKDEAIHYLMGQVMRKTRGQADPEVTMRLLRERLNSGD; the protein is encoded by the coding sequence GTGGTGGACGTGAAGATAGGATTCGAGGTCCACGTACAACTCGATACCCGTACCAAACTCTTCTGTGATTGTTCCACGGATTACGAGGACGCGGAACCTAACGAGAATACATGTCCCATCTGCACTGGAGTGCCGGGGGCGAAACCACTTCCACCCAACAAGGAGGCCTTCCTGATAGCCCTTGAAATTGCGTATATGTTGGATTGCGAGCCCGTTCTGAATCGTCAGTTGTACTTCCAGCGGAAGCATTACGACTACCCGGACTTGCCCTCCGGGTACCAGCGTACCAGCGTGCCCATCGCGGTCGATGGTGAACTCGATGGCGTTCGGATCCGCGAGATTCATGTTGAGGAGGATCCGGGCCGCTGGGAACCCTCCACCGGGCGTGTCGATTACAACCGGAGCGGTGTCCCGCTCATCGAGATCGTAACCGAACCGGATATGCGTTCTCCGGAGGACGCCAGAGACTTCTTGCGTCGTCTCATGCAAGTCCTCCGGTACTCTGGTAAGGTGAAGAGTGATGGTGGCGTCCGCGTGGACGCTAACGTCTCGGTTGAAGGCGGGGCCAGGGTCGAGATCAAGAACATCAACTCGATCAAGGGAGTATATCGGGCCCTCAAGTTCGAGATTCAGCGACAACTTAACTTGATGAAACACGGGCGCAAGGTTCGCCGCGAGACCCGTGCCTTCCGCGAAGATCAAGGTACTACGGTCGCAATGCGTTCCAAGGAGACCGCGGAGGACTACAGGTACATCCCGGATCCTGACATACCGGTGTTCGAGATCACCGAAGACCTGTGGGAGAAGGCCGTCGCACGAGCCCCGGAGCCGCCACACCATCGTGCCAGGCGGATGGCGGAGGAATATGGTATCTCGTTGGAGGCCGCCGAAGCCCTGGTCACGGAGCGCGAGTGGGCCGATTTCTTCGAAGAAGTTGTGGACAGAGCCCCGGACGACTGGGAAATCGAGTTCATCGATCAATGGGTGCGCAAAGAGATCAAGAAGGTGCTCAACAAGAAGGAGATGACTTTCCGCGAAGCTAAGATAACCCCGGAAGAGTTCATCGAGCTGCTCGAGCTCGTCCGTGAGGACAAGATCACACGTCAGAACGCTCTCAACGCGTTGTGGGAAGCTGTCGACTCGGATAAGAGTCCCGTCGAGATCATCGAGGAGGACGGACTGCTCAAAGTTAGCGATGAGGATCGATTGGCGCGCGTCGTAGAGGAGGTCATCGAGGAAAACCCACAGGCAGTGGAGGATTACAAGTCTGGTAAGGATGAGGCCATACATTACCTAATGGGACAGGTGATGCGCAAAACTAGGGGACAGGCTGATCCGGAGGTCACCATGCGACTCCTCAGGGAAAGACTGAATTCCGGCGACTAG
- a CDS encoding spermidine synthase — translation MVDNIGRGLLSEDRRAREAAARYREWAESLDEGELFRYVRERTGGLGHGKKWFEVGKMGLKGYVIAWPERARGMVLEIGTGLGRTTWALLRWGDPKLVVSVEIDPRMLAIALYRNPVSEFSEALRDDRVKILLGDAVEVVPELPKGFDHVVHDGGPCPGRNPRLFSPEFLRTMTEKLKDDGTASVFAGRDPRWQDRIYRALSRLFLEVRAESFPDTPTVVFRCKGRR, via the coding sequence ATGGTCGATAATATCGGTCGCGGGTTACTCAGTGAAGACAGGAGGGCACGTGAGGCCGCCGCGCGGTACCGGGAGTGGGCGGAGTCGTTGGACGAAGGGGAGCTGTTCCGATACGTGAGGGAACGGACGGGAGGGCTGGGCCACGGGAAAAAATGGTTCGAGGTCGGGAAAATGGGACTCAAGGGGTACGTGATAGCGTGGCCCGAGCGGGCCAGAGGCATGGTACTTGAAATCGGCACGGGGCTGGGCAGAACTACCTGGGCGCTGTTGAGATGGGGCGACCCGAAACTGGTCGTTTCGGTGGAGATAGACCCTCGAATGCTCGCGATTGCGTTATACAGGAACCCGGTCTCGGAGTTCTCAGAGGCGCTCAGGGACGACAGGGTCAAGATACTACTGGGCGACGCCGTGGAAGTCGTGCCGGAACTCCCGAAGGGTTTCGATCACGTGGTTCACGACGGGGGGCCGTGTCCCGGGCGCAACCCACGACTGTTTTCTCCCGAGTTCCTGAGAACCATGACCGAGAAGCTAAAGGACGATGGTACGGCATCGGTATTCGCGGGTCGGGATCCGCGGTGGCAGGACAGGATATACCGAGCCCTCAGTCGGCTCTTTCTGGAGGTGAGAGCGGAATCTTTCCCGGATACCCCGACCGTGGTGTTCCGATGCAAGGGACGCCGCTAG
- a CDS encoding DUF2095 family protein, with amino-acid sequence MSGDPLRGYEPSVRDYLARCDTDEEALEVLQYLVRRGELDEERASELEREIREKGVRSLVERRHFGYYLERYYDPDGRKYRG; translated from the coding sequence TTGTCGGGAGATCCCCTTCGCGGCTACGAGCCTTCTGTGAGGGATTATTTGGCCCGGTGTGACACCGACGAGGAGGCGCTGGAGGTACTTCAGTACTTGGTGAGGCGTGGTGAGTTGGACGAGGAGCGTGCGTCCGAACTCGAACGGGAAATCCGAGAAAAAGGTGTTAGATCTCTGGTAGAACGTAGACACTTCGGTTATTATCTGGAGCGCTATTACGACCCGGATGGACGAAAGTATCGCGGGTGA
- the amrB gene encoding AmmeMemoRadiSam system protein B — translation MERSPAVAGQFYPADSKELRKVIEWCFRHELGPGDLPEANDGPCALPGVVAPHAGYQFSGPVAAHTYKVLAESGTPETVVILGPNHTGLGSAVATMTDSAWRTPLGSVEIDSEFATALVRECGVMDDDLTAHANEHSIEVQLPFLQYVYGAGFRFVPVCMAMHDLQTAREVGEAIVDVAKELDRNTVVIASTDFTHYEPHDQAQKKDRKVIERITALDEAGMIEIVERYNVSMCGVGPTAATIVAVKAMGASDGELLKYATSGEVSGDYSQVVGYAAIVFRCG, via the coding sequence GTGGAGCGGTCCCCGGCCGTCGCGGGTCAGTTCTACCCCGCCGATTCGAAGGAGTTGAGGAAGGTGATCGAGTGGTGCTTCCGACACGAGCTAGGACCAGGTGATCTACCCGAGGCTAACGACGGTCCCTGCGCCCTGCCCGGTGTAGTGGCGCCGCACGCCGGTTATCAGTTCTCGGGACCAGTAGCCGCCCATACGTACAAGGTTCTGGCGGAGTCAGGAACTCCAGAGACGGTGGTGATACTGGGACCGAATCACACCGGACTCGGGTCCGCAGTCGCCACGATGACGGACAGTGCTTGGCGCACGCCGCTGGGATCGGTGGAGATCGACTCCGAGTTCGCGACTGCGCTGGTACGGGAGTGTGGCGTGATGGACGACGACTTAACAGCCCACGCCAACGAGCACTCCATCGAAGTACAGTTACCGTTCCTCCAGTACGTATACGGGGCGGGTTTCCGGTTCGTTCCCGTTTGTATGGCGATGCACGACCTTCAGACCGCGAGGGAAGTGGGTGAGGCGATCGTGGACGTGGCGAAGGAGCTGGACAGGAACACAGTGGTCATCGCGAGCACCGACTTCACGCACTACGAGCCGCACGATCAGGCCCAGAAAAAGGATCGTAAAGTTATCGAACGGATCACGGCCCTCGACGAGGCCGGTATGATTGAGATCGTGGAGCGATACAATGTCAGCATGTGCGGAGTAGGGCCGACCGCCGCGACTATAGTGGCAGTTAAGGCCATGGGGGCTTCCGATGGAGAGCTCCTGAAGTACGCGACTAGCGGAGAAGTATCTGGGGATTACTCTCAGGTGGTCGGTTACGCCGCTATAGTTTTCCGCTGCGGGTGA
- a CDS encoding minichromosome maintenance protein MCM: MDNLRSGGAVVTGAGNPVEMEREFEEALRNSKTFLRSIDRVITNYPKWRTVVVDLEEFDEPDIAFAVSDDVVEAMKVVQRVAMELIKKERPDVDRVWVEFRGSPIRLRARDMSVEFKDRLVTVEGIVRRVDNVAAEVVRVEAECPRCGNRFEVRRREYRPDVRCPNCGMRCEPDELFYTDYQLVVLQEAPEHMRGGEQPATVEVEFRYDHINRVRPGDRVRVTAVPRVRLPSSSPRPGDTGEIVLEAHGVERSDSPLPEEDFRFTQDEIEQFEELAEGDPLGEFVEAVAPHIHGHEVIKKAVSLQLFSCVEEGQIRERVHVLIVGDPATAKSQILQHVIEHLAPRGVYVSAQHVTGAGLTAAAERTEDGWTLEAGAVVMADGGVIAIDELDKASRGDLNALLEAMESGKISVAKAGITTTLNARCAVLAAANPEAGRWQGGHPIEEINLDPALLSRFDVILFTRDEPDPEQDKLVAERMMEAFDGEFDKIEGKYGLLRRYVLYATKGFSDVTISEDAREELRDWFVSARQEAADRIDDGDLRTVPVTRRQMGSVLRLARASARMRLSETVNREDVSVALSVVEEFMKEIMQEDGVLDADVIETGKPKSVREAREYVLKVVRKLAKNHEDGVPKREIVKAVKHRVSRERVEEILDDLVEEGFLLQPRPGVYLPM, from the coding sequence TTGGATAACCTCCGTTCCGGCGGTGCCGTGGTGACGGGGGCGGGGAATCCCGTGGAGATGGAGCGTGAGTTCGAAGAGGCTCTCAGGAACTCGAAAACGTTCCTGAGGTCGATCGACCGGGTGATCACTAACTACCCGAAGTGGCGAACCGTCGTCGTGGATTTGGAGGAGTTTGACGAACCGGACATAGCGTTCGCAGTGTCCGATGACGTTGTCGAAGCAATGAAGGTCGTCCAGCGGGTCGCCATGGAACTCATCAAGAAAGAGCGGCCGGACGTGGATCGTGTCTGGGTAGAGTTCCGTGGGTCACCGATCCGTCTCCGCGCTCGGGATATGAGCGTCGAGTTCAAGGATCGTCTCGTCACCGTTGAGGGAATCGTTCGTCGCGTGGATAACGTGGCGGCCGAGGTAGTTCGCGTGGAAGCCGAGTGTCCGCGGTGTGGTAATCGGTTCGAGGTCCGTAGGCGCGAGTACAGACCCGACGTGAGGTGTCCTAACTGCGGGATGCGGTGCGAGCCCGACGAGCTCTTCTACACCGATTATCAGCTCGTAGTGCTCCAAGAGGCTCCGGAGCACATGAGAGGTGGTGAACAACCGGCGACTGTCGAGGTGGAGTTTCGATACGATCATATCAACCGGGTTCGGCCCGGTGACCGGGTAAGAGTTACGGCGGTACCTCGGGTGCGGCTTCCGTCGAGTTCTCCACGACCGGGTGATACCGGGGAGATAGTCCTCGAAGCCCACGGTGTCGAGAGATCCGACAGCCCGCTTCCCGAGGAGGATTTCCGGTTCACGCAGGACGAGATCGAACAGTTCGAAGAACTGGCCGAAGGCGACCCGTTAGGTGAGTTCGTCGAGGCGGTGGCCCCTCATATTCACGGGCATGAGGTGATCAAGAAGGCTGTGTCGTTACAGCTGTTCTCTTGCGTGGAGGAGGGTCAGATTCGGGAACGTGTTCACGTTCTTATCGTAGGTGATCCGGCGACGGCGAAGTCCCAGATTCTCCAGCACGTGATCGAGCACCTCGCCCCCCGCGGCGTGTACGTGAGCGCCCAACACGTGACGGGAGCTGGACTCACCGCGGCCGCCGAGCGTACGGAGGACGGATGGACGTTGGAAGCAGGCGCCGTGGTCATGGCGGATGGCGGTGTGATAGCCATCGACGAGTTGGATAAGGCGTCTAGGGGCGATCTGAACGCGCTCCTCGAGGCGATGGAGTCGGGTAAGATCAGTGTCGCGAAGGCCGGGATAACGACGACGTTGAACGCTCGATGCGCGGTCCTCGCGGCCGCTAACCCCGAGGCGGGCCGCTGGCAAGGCGGTCACCCCATCGAAGAAATCAACCTGGATCCCGCCCTCCTCTCGAGGTTCGACGTCATCCTATTTACCCGAGACGAGCCGGATCCGGAGCAGGATAAGCTGGTCGCGGAACGGATGATGGAAGCATTCGACGGCGAGTTCGATAAAATCGAGGGTAAGTACGGGCTGTTACGCCGCTACGTCCTGTACGCTACGAAGGGGTTTTCGGACGTTACCATTTCCGAAGACGCTCGGGAAGAACTTCGAGACTGGTTCGTGTCCGCCCGACAGGAAGCGGCTGACCGGATCGACGACGGAGATCTGCGCACCGTGCCGGTCACACGGCGCCAGATGGGCTCCGTACTGCGGCTGGCTCGAGCTTCCGCCCGTATGCGACTCTCCGAAACGGTCAACCGGGAGGACGTGTCCGTAGCTCTGTCGGTAGTAGAAGAGTTCATGAAGGAGATAATGCAGGAGGACGGTGTACTGGACGCAGACGTAATCGAGACAGGTAAACCCAAGTCAGTGCGAGAGGCCCGCGAGTACGTTCTGAAGGTGGTGCGGAAGTTGGCGAAGAACCACGAAGACGGTGTACCCAAGCGAGAGATCGTGAAAGCGGTCAAACACCGCGTGAGCCGTGAGCGGGTCGAGGAGATTCTGGACGACCTCGTCGAGGAGGGCTTCCTTCTCCAGCCGCGGCCCGGAGTGTACCTCCCGATGTGA
- a CDS encoding translation initiation factor IF-2 subunit beta, with product MAEYDYEELLERAYEQLPEEVLEDRRFEMPKPKVSVEGKTTVIHNFKDISKKLDRDPEHVTKYFLKELGTAGHIDGGRLILHGVYHPKLIEEELKNYVEEFVLCPECGKPDTKLVREDRQWILKCEACGAWSSVRRLK from the coding sequence GTGGCTGAGTACGACTACGAGGAACTCCTCGAGCGTGCTTACGAGCAGCTTCCCGAGGAGGTTCTCGAAGACCGCCGGTTCGAGATGCCAAAGCCGAAGGTCTCCGTGGAGGGTAAAACCACGGTCATCCACAACTTCAAGGATATATCCAAGAAACTCGATCGCGATCCTGAGCACGTTACCAAGTACTTCCTGAAGGAGCTCGGTACCGCTGGACACATCGACGGTGGTAGACTCATCCTGCACGGGGTTTACCATCCTAAGCTCATCGAGGAAGAACTCAAGAACTACGTTGAGGAATTCGTGCTATGCCCGGAGTGCGGGAAACCCGACACCAAGCTCGTTAGAGAAGATCGGCAGTGGATTCTTAAGTGCGAAGCTTGCGGTGCTTGGTCTTCGGTTCGGAGGCTGAAGTGA
- a CDS encoding DUF424 domain-containing protein produces the protein MARVFLNIHGTGDTVVLALCDEDLLGEELKYKGRSLRISEHFYGGKSLEPDSAAKKIRKAVYEYEDEKTVAINALGELACSVVVDAGLVNEDEIGELGGVPHVQIYILPREPFL, from the coding sequence ATGGCCCGAGTATTCTTGAACATCCACGGGACCGGTGACACCGTAGTTCTCGCCCTGTGCGACGAGGATCTCCTGGGTGAGGAGCTGAAGTACAAAGGGCGGAGCCTACGGATCTCAGAGCACTTCTACGGTGGAAAGTCCCTCGAACCGGATAGCGCCGCGAAGAAGATCCGGAAGGCCGTCTATGAGTATGAGGACGAGAAGACGGTCGCGATCAACGCCTTAGGTGAGCTCGCCTGCTCCGTCGTCGTCGACGCGGGTCTCGTCAATGAGGATGAAATAGGAGAGCTGGGAGGAGTCCCACACGTCCAAATATACATCCTCCCGCGGGAGCCTTTCCTTTGA
- a CDS encoding class I SAM-dependent RNA methyltransferase: MTSGVLCTTAPGLEDVCAQELGEITGKPVHENYLGVRGRVLVKCSEYEALDLAREINRRSLTIHRAAVLLGGFEIEHRDERGLEEIRERCQELPFERYIHEHDTFGVRPSRLGEHDFTSVDVGAAVGDAVIERIKREEGFRPQVDLDAPSVIVRADVVGDTVIVGVCTTGDRSLHQRGYRVYDHPASLNPVIAQGMLELAGNPDSLIDPTCGGATVPIEALLRDPETEAVGVEKFRTHYEGARLNVLAARVDVELYLADATRLFEEVPELRDCEFDAAVFNPPYGLKIANPRVVKTLYRGLARVLSDLVSVAVTVTPRDNWMRAAMEEYGFRLSHDRWVRHGGLDVRLLVFR; encoded by the coding sequence TTGACTTCGGGAGTACTATGCACGACCGCCCCGGGCCTCGAGGACGTTTGTGCCCAGGAACTCGGTGAGATCACCGGAAAACCCGTTCATGAGAACTACCTCGGCGTACGCGGTCGTGTACTCGTGAAGTGCTCGGAGTACGAAGCCCTCGACCTCGCCCGTGAGATCAACCGCAGATCCTTAACCATCCACCGAGCCGCGGTTCTCCTGGGTGGCTTCGAGATCGAACACCGCGACGAGCGTGGCCTCGAGGAGATACGTGAGCGCTGCCAGGAACTACCTTTCGAGCGTTACATCCACGAACACGATACATTCGGTGTACGGCCATCGCGGCTCGGGGAGCACGATTTCACCAGCGTGGATGTAGGGGCCGCCGTCGGTGACGCAGTCATCGAGCGGATAAAGAGGGAAGAGGGATTCAGACCTCAGGTGGATCTCGACGCACCCTCGGTGATCGTTAGGGCTGACGTCGTTGGAGACACCGTCATCGTCGGAGTTTGCACGACAGGTGATCGATCCCTCCACCAGCGCGGTTACAGGGTATACGATCATCCGGCGTCACTCAACCCGGTGATAGCTCAAGGCATGCTGGAGCTGGCCGGGAACCCGGACTCTCTCATCGATCCCACCTGCGGTGGCGCCACGGTGCCCATAGAGGCTCTACTTAGAGACCCGGAGACAGAGGCCGTAGGTGTGGAGAAGTTTCGAACACATTATGAGGGAGCTCGTCTCAACGTCCTGGCCGCCAGGGTAGACGTGGAGCTCTATCTGGCAGATGCGACCCGATTGTTCGAGGAGGTTCCGGAGCTCCGAGATTGCGAGTTCGACGCCGCCGTCTTCAACCCTCCGTACGGCCTCAAGATAGCGAATCCACGCGTCGTGAAGACACTCTACCGAGGTCTCGCGCGCGTTCTCTCGGATCTCGTCAGTGTCGCCGTGACGGTGACGCCACGTGATAATTGGATGCGGGCTGCGATGGAGGAATATGGGTTCAGGTTGAGCCATGATCGCTGGGTGAGGCACGGTGGTCTAGACGTGAGACTCCTAGTCTTTCGCTAA
- a CDS encoding TIGR02253 family HAD-type hydrolase, with product MIKAVLFDVDDTLYPSSKLAEEARRNAIRAMIEAGLETDLSEEDLYRELQEVVKEYGSNHPRHFDLLLRRIGADPEPKLVAAAVVAYHDTKFAYLKPYPDVIPTLMRLREMGFKLGAVTSGLAVKQWEKLIRLGIHHFFHEVVVSEEIGVEKPNPKIFIEAARRLGVKPEEAVYVGDRLDKDIKGANRAGMVTVRIRRGKYRDMEPESDDDVPDFEIDRPRELLDVIRELAKD from the coding sequence ATGATCAAAGCCGTACTGTTCGATGTGGACGACACGCTGTACCCGTCTTCCAAGCTGGCGGAGGAAGCGCGTAGGAACGCCATCCGCGCTATGATCGAGGCGGGTTTAGAAACTGATCTGTCGGAAGAGGATCTGTATCGGGAGCTACAGGAGGTGGTAAAGGAGTACGGCTCGAACCACCCTAGACATTTCGATCTGTTGCTCAGAAGGATAGGAGCGGATCCAGAACCGAAGCTGGTCGCGGCGGCCGTAGTGGCGTACCACGACACCAAGTTCGCCTACTTGAAGCCCTACCCGGACGTTATTCCGACACTGATGCGGCTGCGGGAAATGGGGTTTAAACTGGGAGCGGTCACGAGCGGGCTAGCGGTGAAGCAGTGGGAGAAGTTAATCCGATTGGGTATTCACCACTTCTTCCACGAGGTGGTGGTCTCCGAGGAAATCGGCGTGGAGAAGCCCAACCCGAAGATCTTCATCGAGGCGGCACGCAGACTGGGGGTCAAACCGGAGGAAGCCGTGTACGTGGGAGACCGATTGGACAAGGACATCAAGGGGGCAAACCGCGCAGGGATGGTGACGGTGAGGATCAGGAGGGGCAAATACCGGGACATGGAACCGGAAAGTGACGACGATGTTCCAGACTTCGAGATCGACAGGCCACGGGAGCTACTGGACGTCATCAGGGAATTAGCGAAAGACTAG
- the cofE gene encoding coenzyme F420-0:L-glutamate ligase, producing MGGLPTLRIEPVPLERKVRPGDDLAELIAEFAELEEGDVLAVAHTVVSKAEGALVSLEEVDPSPFAETLAERTGKDPRVVEVILREAESIVRVGPDFIITEVRGGMVCANAGVDESNAPPGYVIVLPEDPDRSARELRQRLLELVGVDVGVIITDTQGRPFREGVIGVAIGASGVPVLVDRRGDRDLYGRELKTTIVALGDLLASAAELVMGQADEGTPAVIFRGLKPELERFEGPREARAIVRDSDRDIFR from the coding sequence ATGGGGGGACTCCCCACGCTTCGCATCGAGCCGGTTCCGCTGGAGAGGAAGGTACGACCAGGAGACGACCTCGCGGAACTCATCGCGGAGTTCGCGGAGCTCGAGGAGGGAGACGTCCTCGCGGTCGCCCACACGGTGGTATCTAAGGCCGAGGGGGCCCTAGTTAGTCTCGAAGAGGTCGATCCCAGTCCCTTCGCTGAGACCCTAGCTGAGCGAACTGGTAAAGACCCGCGCGTGGTTGAAGTCATCCTCCGGGAAGCAGAGTCCATCGTGCGGGTCGGTCCGGACTTCATCATCACGGAAGTCCGAGGTGGAATGGTATGCGCCAACGCCGGTGTTGACGAATCGAACGCACCACCCGGGTACGTGATCGTTCTGCCCGAAGATCCCGACCGCAGTGCCCGGGAGCTCCGCCAACGTCTCCTCGAACTCGTCGGAGTTGACGTGGGTGTCATCATCACCGACACTCAGGGTCGACCTTTCAGGGAAGGTGTTATCGGCGTAGCGATCGGGGCCTCCGGAGTACCCGTACTGGTCGATCGGCGTGGGGACCGCGATCTCTACGGTCGCGAGCTGAAAACTACGATTGTAGCGCTCGGTGATCTTCTGGCCTCCGCTGCTGAGCTCGTAATGGGACAGGCCGACGAAGGTACACCGGCGGTCATCTTCCGCGGGCTCAAACCAGAGCTCGAGCGATTCGAGGGTCCTCGGGAGGCCCGAGCCATCGTCAGGGATTCTGACCGCGACATATTCCGGTGA